Proteins encoded within one genomic window of Jiangella mangrovi:
- a CDS encoding carbohydrate ABC transporter permease, with translation MTTAVRRRRWLMVGGVLITAVYLLPVYWMLATSLKESSDIFSTPPDLFPSPISLTSYTETVVNHAGIGRGLLNSTVIAVGTTVVTLAVAVPAAYALARLRVRFVALLMLLFLVVQMIPAVNLALPMFVIFSRADLVNSYVGLTLANCSLAIPLAITILRPYFLSVPGEVIEAAKIDGCTTWTAFLRVALPVSVPGLITVAVISFLGAWGEFVFGLALASDEAMQPITVVLAGLTNSFGTRWNDLMAVSVVVALPIIVVFVFLQRYIVGGLTAGATKS, from the coding sequence ATGACCACGGCGGTCCGCAGACGGCGTTGGCTCATGGTCGGTGGCGTGCTCATCACGGCGGTCTACCTGCTGCCGGTGTACTGGATGCTGGCGACGTCGTTGAAGGAGTCCTCGGACATCTTCTCGACGCCGCCGGACCTGTTCCCGTCGCCGATCAGCCTGACGTCCTACACCGAGACGGTCGTGAACCACGCCGGCATCGGCCGCGGCCTGCTCAACAGCACCGTCATCGCCGTCGGGACCACAGTGGTGACGCTGGCGGTCGCGGTGCCGGCGGCGTACGCGCTGGCCCGGCTGCGGGTCCGGTTCGTGGCGCTGCTGATGCTGCTGTTCCTGGTCGTGCAGATGATCCCGGCCGTGAACCTCGCGCTGCCGATGTTCGTGATCTTCAGCCGGGCCGACCTCGTCAACTCCTACGTGGGGCTGACCCTGGCGAACTGCTCGCTGGCGATCCCGCTGGCCATCACGATCCTGCGGCCGTACTTCCTGTCCGTGCCCGGCGAGGTCATCGAGGCGGCCAAGATCGACGGCTGCACCACGTGGACGGCGTTCCTGCGGGTCGCGCTGCCCGTCTCGGTGCCGGGGCTGATCACCGTCGCCGTCATCAGCTTCCTCGGCGCGTGGGGCGAGTTCGTGTTCGGCCTGGCGCTGGCGTCGGACGAGGCCATGCAGCCGATCACCGTCGTGCTGGCCGGGCTGACGAACTCGTTCGGCACCCGGTGGAACGACCTCATGGCGGTCTCCGTCGTGGTCGCGCTGCCGATCATCGTCGTCTTCGTCTTCCTGCAGCGCTACATCGTCGGCGGCCTGACCGCCGGTGCCACCAAGAGTTGA
- a CDS encoding ABC transporter permease subunit has translation MTTTLNEPGTANRTPPVRAPRRARHWGDHLFVVPAVVFVLATVLYPLVFNIDLSFRDVGVGEIVTGGAEWVGWENYADQLGRDEFWHALVISLLYTGLAVAVAFALGMALAVYFNQRFPGRNIMRSLLLLAWILPTVVSANVWRWMLDGSYGLINTLLEAVGLLDGDLFWLARPVPALFAVVFATAWSFTPFIMILLLAGLQGIPDTLYEAAKIDGAGAWRRFTSVTMPLLKPVNLTALLLCFISTFKTFDTVFLMTRGGPGEATMILPIYAYNEAFEFFRFDTGAVATTLMLVVPLGLSVFYFRSLRREEAA, from the coding sequence GTGACCACCACGCTCAACGAGCCGGGAACGGCGAACAGGACCCCTCCGGTCCGGGCCCCGCGGCGGGCCCGGCACTGGGGCGACCACCTGTTCGTCGTTCCCGCGGTCGTCTTCGTGCTGGCGACCGTGCTGTACCCGCTGGTCTTCAACATCGACCTCAGCTTCCGCGACGTCGGCGTGGGCGAGATCGTCACCGGCGGGGCCGAGTGGGTCGGCTGGGAGAACTACGCCGACCAGCTCGGCCGCGACGAGTTCTGGCACGCGCTGGTGATCTCGCTGCTCTACACCGGCCTGGCGGTCGCCGTCGCGTTCGCGCTCGGCATGGCGCTGGCGGTCTACTTCAACCAGCGCTTCCCCGGCCGCAACATCATGCGCTCGCTGCTGCTGCTCGCCTGGATCCTCCCGACGGTGGTCAGTGCGAACGTCTGGCGGTGGATGCTCGACGGCAGCTACGGGCTGATCAACACGCTGCTCGAGGCCGTGGGGCTGCTCGACGGCGACCTGTTCTGGCTGGCCCGGCCGGTGCCGGCGCTGTTCGCCGTCGTGTTCGCGACGGCGTGGTCGTTCACGCCGTTCATCATGATCCTGCTGCTGGCCGGGCTGCAGGGCATCCCGGACACGCTCTACGAGGCCGCGAAGATCGACGGCGCCGGGGCCTGGCGGCGGTTCACCAGCGTGACGATGCCGCTGCTGAAGCCGGTCAACCTGACGGCGCTGCTGCTCTGCTTCATCTCCACGTTCAAGACCTTCGACACGGTGTTTCTGATGACCCGCGGCGGTCCGGGCGAGGCCACGATGATCCTGCCGATCTACGCCTACAACGAGGCGTTCGAGTTCTTCCGGTTCGACACCGGCGCCGTCGCGACCACGCTCATGCTGGTGGTGCCGCTCGGCCTGTCGGTCTTCTACTTCCGCTCGCTGCGTCGCGAGGAGGCCGCATGA
- a CDS encoding ABC transporter substrate-binding protein: MGTTGGRSVAAWTARAAGVLAAAALLTACGSGSDDETSGDGDGGATTLSLWHYYGTPDTPTGAALQGLLDRYEEEHDGVTIEARHIPFGDFTRTLLQSAAGGDLPDIALINGFTTQALADAGVIQDLSDRVDEWGEADRYFETGWQTTQVDGATYAIPHVADAYAVYYNETMLAEAGLEPPTTWAEMQDHATQLSDGERYGLAFSGIEGDEGATALVIRLLAAGGDPAQLDSEAGVTALTQFSDMIAGGAVSNGVLTWNEEDVKNQFANGQAAMMINSATYLSVLAEENPELQWNVALLPTDAQASTFLSQENLAISTSTENADAAWDVIAWMQQPDVLAEYLPERNKLAARDDVDTGDDPVRAIFAEQLQQAWAPEGDLAAASSEVLTRIQGALQAAAGGGASPADAVAEAQGQIDEALANVE; this comes from the coding sequence ATGGGTACGACAGGCGGGCGATCGGTGGCCGCGTGGACGGCACGCGCGGCGGGGGTCCTGGCCGCGGCGGCGCTGCTCACCGCGTGCGGAAGCGGCTCCGACGACGAGACCAGCGGCGACGGCGACGGCGGTGCCACCACGCTCTCGCTGTGGCACTACTACGGGACGCCCGACACCCCGACCGGGGCGGCCCTGCAGGGCCTGCTCGACCGGTACGAGGAGGAGCACGACGGCGTCACCATCGAGGCGCGGCACATCCCGTTCGGCGACTTCACCCGGACGCTGCTGCAGTCCGCGGCCGGCGGCGACCTGCCCGACATCGCCCTGATCAACGGCTTCACCACGCAGGCGCTGGCCGACGCCGGCGTCATCCAGGACCTCAGCGACCGCGTCGACGAGTGGGGCGAGGCCGACCGCTACTTCGAGACCGGCTGGCAGACCACGCAGGTCGACGGCGCGACCTACGCGATCCCGCACGTGGCCGACGCGTACGCCGTCTACTACAACGAGACCATGCTGGCCGAGGCCGGCCTCGAGCCGCCCACCACCTGGGCGGAGATGCAGGACCACGCCACGCAGCTGTCCGACGGCGAGCGCTACGGGCTCGCCTTCAGCGGCATCGAGGGCGACGAGGGTGCGACGGCGCTGGTCATCCGGCTGCTCGCGGCCGGCGGCGACCCCGCGCAACTGGACTCCGAGGCCGGTGTCACGGCACTGACCCAGTTCTCCGACATGATCGCCGGCGGAGCGGTGTCCAACGGCGTCCTCACCTGGAACGAGGAGGACGTCAAGAACCAGTTCGCCAACGGCCAGGCCGCCATGATGATCAACTCGGCGACCTATCTGAGCGTCCTGGCCGAGGAGAACCCGGAGCTGCAGTGGAACGTCGCGCTGCTGCCCACCGACGCCCAGGCGTCCACGTTCCTCAGCCAGGAGAACCTCGCCATCAGCACGTCGACGGAGAACGCCGACGCCGCGTGGGACGTCATCGCCTGGATGCAGCAGCCCGACGTGCTCGCCGAGTACCTGCCCGAGCGGAACAAGCTGGCCGCGCGCGACGACGTCGACACCGGCGACGACCCCGTCCGGGCGATCTTCGCCGAGCAGCTGCAGCAGGCCTGGGCGCCCGAGGGCGACCTCGCCGCGGCGTCGTCGGAGGTGCTGACCCGCATCCAGGGCGCGCTGCAGGCGGCGGCGGGCGGTGGCGCGAGCCCCGCGGACGCCGTGGCCGAGGCGCAGGGCCAGATCGACGAGGCGCTGGCGAACGTCGAGTGA
- a CDS encoding SDR family NAD(P)-dependent oxidoreductase, translating into MSTPPQNPVAIVTGGARGIGAAVAARLSREGHTVAVLDLDEAAAADTAGAITRAGGRALAVRCDVADEASVTAATDRVVAELGPPTVLVNNAGVGPVAPITEMTAEQWDHMLGINLRGHFLVTRAVVGHLVAAGWGRIVNISSISALGDDGRSHYSSAKAGLLGFTKSLALELAPHGVTVNAIGPGFIVSDMTAASARRVGRTFEEHQRAAAGSIPVGRVGQPADIAHTASYLISPDAGFVTGQVIYVAGGPVG; encoded by the coding sequence ATGTCGACCCCACCCCAGAACCCCGTGGCCATCGTGACCGGCGGCGCTCGCGGCATCGGTGCTGCCGTCGCCGCCCGCCTGTCCCGCGAGGGGCACACCGTCGCCGTCCTCGACCTCGACGAGGCGGCAGCGGCGGACACCGCTGGCGCCATCACCAGGGCCGGCGGCCGTGCGCTCGCCGTCCGCTGCGACGTCGCCGACGAGGCCTCCGTCACAGCCGCGACCGACCGCGTGGTCGCCGAGCTCGGCCCGCCCACCGTGCTGGTGAACAACGCCGGCGTCGGCCCGGTCGCGCCCATCACCGAGATGACGGCCGAGCAGTGGGACCACATGCTCGGCATCAACCTGCGCGGCCACTTCCTGGTCACGCGCGCCGTCGTCGGGCACCTCGTCGCCGCCGGCTGGGGTCGCATCGTCAACATCTCCAGCATCTCCGCGCTCGGCGACGACGGCCGGTCGCACTACTCCAGCGCGAAGGCCGGGCTGCTCGGGTTCACCAAGTCGCTGGCGCTCGAGCTCGCGCCGCACGGCGTCACCGTCAACGCCATCGGGCCCGGCTTCATCGTCAGCGACATGACGGCGGCCAGCGCGCGGCGGGTGGGCCGGACCTTCGAGGAGCACCAGCGAGCCGCCGCGGGGTCGATCCCGGTGGGCCGCGTCGGCCAGCCCGCGGACATCGCGCACACCGCGTCGTACCTGATCAGCCCCGATGCCGGGTTCGTCACGGGCCAGGTGATCTACGTCGCCGGCGGTCCCGTGGGCTGA
- a CDS encoding SDR family NAD(P)-dependent oxidoreductase, whose product MRVAIVTGASSGIGQSAAVQLAARGHGVVLTYHRNEDGALDTVARIEKDGGTAVALPLDVADTAAFPAFRDAVAAALRDRRDPWGRDTVDVLVNNAGFAEAVPFADMTEDRFDRLYRGLFKGPYFLTQALLPLLADGAAVVNVTSSSALAAEAEPGYSAYAAMKGGLAVATRYLAKELSPRGIRVNAVAPGPTRTRLGDDAFERFPEVIAPLAARTALGRVGEPDDVGLAIAMLAGEEGRWITAQHLEVAGGYGL is encoded by the coding sequence ATGCGAGTCGCCATCGTCACCGGCGCCAGCTCGGGCATCGGGCAGAGCGCGGCCGTCCAGCTCGCCGCGCGCGGCCACGGCGTCGTCCTCACCTACCACCGCAACGAGGACGGCGCGCTGGACACCGTCGCGCGCATCGAGAAGGACGGCGGCACGGCCGTCGCGCTGCCGCTCGACGTCGCCGACACCGCCGCCTTCCCGGCGTTCCGCGACGCCGTCGCCGCCGCCCTGCGCGACCGGCGGGACCCCTGGGGCCGCGACACCGTCGACGTCCTGGTCAACAACGCCGGGTTCGCCGAGGCCGTGCCGTTCGCGGACATGACCGAGGACCGGTTCGACCGGCTCTACCGCGGGCTGTTCAAGGGCCCGTACTTCCTCACCCAGGCGCTGCTGCCGCTGCTGGCCGACGGTGCCGCCGTCGTCAACGTCACCAGCAGCTCCGCGCTCGCCGCCGAGGCCGAGCCGGGGTACTCCGCCTATGCGGCGATGAAGGGCGGCCTCGCCGTCGCCACCCGCTACCTCGCCAAGGAGCTCAGCCCGCGCGGCATCCGGGTCAACGCCGTCGCGCCCGGCCCCACCCGCACGCGCCTGGGCGACGACGCCTTCGAGCGGTTCCCCGAGGTCATCGCGCCCCTCGCCGCTAGGACCGCGCTCGGCCGGGTCGGCGAGCCCGACGACGTCGGCCTGGCCATCGCGATGCTGGCCGGCGAGGAGGGGCGCTGGATCACCGCCCAGCACCTCGAGGTGGCCGGCGGCTACGGGCTCTGA
- a CDS encoding AraC family transcriptional regulator, with protein MHDRLDELRRLIERHARPDTTTAIEDVLVSRVDRSDPPSASMSGTVLALIAQGEKRLALGERVYDYRAGQYLVASVDLPVTGHFVGATPQRPALGFGLVLRPAAVAEVLLQAGPAALPRDGAAAPSALAVSDAPAELLDTVVRLLRLLDQPRDRAVLAPLVLRELLWRLVSGEQGAVVRQLGLADSSLSHVARAVGWIRDHYRESFRVEDVARLAGMSVSAFHRNFLAVTAMSPIQFQKQIRLQEARLLLAAHPGDVTGVGYRVGYDSPSQFSREYRRQFGVPPSRDAALLAPG; from the coding sequence ATGCACGACCGTCTCGACGAGCTGCGCCGGCTGATCGAGCGGCACGCCCGCCCCGACACCACCACGGCCATCGAGGACGTCCTGGTCTCGAGGGTCGACCGCTCCGACCCGCCGTCGGCGTCCATGTCCGGCACCGTGCTGGCGCTCATCGCGCAGGGCGAGAAGCGGCTGGCGCTGGGCGAGCGCGTCTACGACTACCGCGCCGGCCAGTACCTCGTGGCGTCGGTCGACCTGCCGGTCACCGGGCACTTCGTCGGCGCGACGCCCCAGCGGCCGGCGCTGGGGTTCGGGCTGGTCCTGCGGCCGGCCGCCGTCGCCGAGGTGCTGCTGCAGGCCGGCCCGGCCGCCCTCCCCCGCGACGGCGCCGCGGCGCCGTCGGCCCTCGCCGTCAGCGACGCCCCCGCCGAGCTGCTCGACACCGTCGTCCGGCTGCTGCGGCTGCTCGACCAGCCGCGCGACCGTGCCGTGCTCGCGCCGCTGGTGCTGCGCGAGCTGCTCTGGCGCCTGGTCAGCGGCGAGCAGGGCGCCGTCGTCCGCCAACTCGGCCTCGCCGACAGCAGCCTCAGCCACGTCGCCCGGGCGGTCGGCTGGATCCGCGACCACTACCGCGAGTCGTTCCGGGTCGAGGACGTCGCGCGGCTGGCCGGCATGAGCGTCTCGGCCTTCCACCGCAACTTCCTGGCCGTCACCGCCATGAGCCCGATCCAGTTCCAGAAGCAGATCCGGCTCCAGGAGGCGCGGCTGCTGCTGGCCGCCCACCCGGGCGACGTCACCGGCGTCGGCTATCGCGTGGGCTACGACAGCCCCTCGCAGTTCAGCCGCGAGTACCGCCGCCAGTTCGGCGTCCCGCCCAGCCGCGACGCCGCCCTGCTCGCGCCCGGCTGA
- a CDS encoding zinc-dependent alcohol dehydrogenase has protein sequence MPQVVQFTGPRQVGVAEEPASPLGAGQVRIATWYSGISAGTELTAYRGSNPYLTKTWDAASRLFTEGAPAFSYPVSGWGYQEVGQVVEVAPDVATPRVGDVVYGIWGHRAETVVPAAIAARRLLPAGLDPVHGVFARVGAIALNAVLAADVHLGEHVVVFGQGVIGLLATRLAELNGASVVAVDGLPDRVALASRFGAAHALRADVPGGAAVTVRSVTGGAGADTAIELSGNYRALHEAVRSVRPAGRVVAAGFYQGEAGGLLLGEEFHHNRVEIVASQIGGTPRALGDRWNHDRLLRVFMDLVAAGRVDVAPLVSHVVPVTEVASAFELIDQRPAEALQVVLGFPAAP, from the coding sequence ATGCCGCAGGTCGTGCAGTTCACCGGGCCCCGTCAGGTCGGCGTGGCCGAGGAGCCGGCGTCGCCGCTGGGCGCGGGCCAGGTCCGCATCGCCACGTGGTACTCCGGCATCTCCGCCGGCACCGAGCTGACCGCCTACCGCGGCTCGAACCCGTACCTGACGAAGACCTGGGACGCGGCGTCGCGGCTGTTCACCGAGGGTGCGCCCGCGTTCTCGTACCCGGTGTCCGGCTGGGGCTACCAGGAGGTCGGGCAGGTCGTCGAGGTGGCGCCGGACGTGGCGACGCCGCGGGTCGGTGACGTCGTCTACGGCATCTGGGGGCACCGCGCCGAGACGGTGGTGCCGGCGGCCATCGCGGCCCGGCGGCTGCTCCCGGCCGGCCTCGACCCGGTGCACGGCGTCTTCGCCCGCGTCGGCGCCATCGCGCTCAACGCCGTCCTGGCCGCCGACGTGCATCTCGGCGAGCACGTGGTGGTCTTCGGGCAGGGCGTCATCGGGCTGCTCGCGACCCGGCTGGCGGAGCTCAACGGCGCCTCCGTGGTGGCGGTCGACGGCTTGCCCGACCGGGTCGCGCTGGCGTCGCGGTTCGGGGCGGCGCACGCGCTGCGCGCCGACGTGCCGGGCGGCGCGGCGGTGACGGTGCGCTCGGTCACCGGCGGAGCAGGCGCGGACACCGCCATCGAGCTGAGCGGCAACTACCGCGCACTGCACGAGGCCGTCCGGTCCGTGCGGCCGGCGGGGCGGGTGGTGGCGGCGGGCTTCTACCAGGGCGAGGCAGGTGGGCTGCTGCTGGGCGAGGAGTTCCACCACAACCGGGTCGAGATCGTGGCCAGCCAGATCGGCGGCACCCCGCGGGCGCTCGGCGACCGCTGGAACCACGACCGTCTGCTGCGGGTGTTCATGGACCTGGTGGCCGCGGGCCGGGTGGATGTCGCGCCGCTGGTGTCGCACGTCGTCCCGGTCACGGAGGTCGCGAGCGCGTTCGAGCTGATCGACCAGCGCCCGGCCGAGGCGCTGCAGGTGGTGCTGGGCTTCCCGGCCGCACCCTGA
- a CDS encoding ABC transporter substrate-binding protein yields MRATSIGRGAAALLAGSVALAACGGGDDDSGGGSQDADSITVWVVEDIADRVTAIEAIADAFSQSSGVEVELVSVAENDFDQLITSSAAAGDLPDVIGATSLAGVQSMAVNELLDTETPASIVDELGEDTFAQAALELTRDGDAQLAVPSDGWPQLMVYRKDLFEAAGLEPPTTFDAITAAAEALDSDAVAGIVAPTIPGDAFTQQSFEYFALGNGCQLVDDEGTVTLDSPECAETFDFYADLVRDYSVAGNQDVDTTRATYFAGQAAMVVWSSFILDELAGLRNDALPTCTECRADPTFLAQNSGVVTAVEGPSGDEAASYGEITSWVLTADSATEPSSQFVQYMLSDGYVDWLAVAPEGKVPTRLGTADAPEEYVTAWEGLDAGVDTKAPLSDFYDAETLETVRTSAETIQRWGFEQGEGQLVGAALGELPVAAALNELVSGSGTGEEAAQQAQAAVSEIQQSLE; encoded by the coding sequence ATGAGAGCAACCAGCATCGGCCGCGGGGCCGCCGCCCTTCTGGCCGGGTCCGTCGCGCTCGCCGCGTGCGGCGGTGGCGACGACGACAGCGGCGGCGGATCGCAGGACGCCGACAGCATCACCGTGTGGGTGGTCGAGGACATCGCCGACCGCGTCACCGCCATCGAGGCCATCGCCGACGCCTTCAGCCAGTCCTCCGGTGTCGAGGTCGAGCTGGTGTCGGTAGCCGAGAACGACTTCGACCAGCTCATCACCTCGTCGGCGGCCGCCGGCGACCTGCCCGACGTCATCGGCGCGACTTCGCTGGCCGGTGTGCAGTCCATGGCCGTCAACGAGCTGCTCGACACCGAGACGCCGGCGAGCATCGTCGACGAGCTCGGCGAGGACACCTTCGCCCAGGCCGCGCTCGAGCTGACCCGCGACGGCGACGCCCAGCTGGCGGTGCCCAGCGACGGCTGGCCGCAGCTCATGGTCTACCGCAAGGACCTGTTCGAGGCGGCCGGGCTGGAGCCGCCGACGACGTTCGACGCCATCACGGCCGCCGCCGAGGCGCTGGACAGCGACGCCGTCGCCGGCATCGTCGCGCCGACCATCCCCGGCGACGCGTTCACCCAGCAGAGCTTCGAGTACTTCGCCCTGGGCAACGGCTGCCAGCTCGTCGACGACGAGGGCACCGTCACACTGGACTCGCCGGAGTGCGCCGAGACCTTCGACTTCTACGCCGACCTGGTGCGCGACTACTCCGTGGCCGGCAACCAGGACGTCGACACCACCCGGGCCACGTACTTCGCCGGGCAGGCCGCCATGGTCGTGTGGTCGTCGTTCATCCTCGACGAGCTGGCCGGACTGCGCAACGACGCCCTGCCCACCTGCACCGAGTGCCGGGCCGACCCCACGTTCCTCGCGCAGAACAGCGGCGTCGTGACGGCCGTCGAGGGACCCAGCGGCGACGAGGCGGCGTCGTACGGCGAGATCACGTCGTGGGTGCTGACCGCCGACTCCGCGACCGAACCGTCGTCGCAGTTCGTCCAGTACATGCTCTCCGACGGCTACGTCGACTGGCTCGCCGTCGCCCCCGAGGGCAAGGTCCCGACCCGGCTGGGCACCGCCGACGCCCCCGAGGAGTACGTCACGGCGTGGGAGGGCCTCGACGCCGGCGTCGACACCAAGGCGCCGCTCTCGGACTTCTACGACGCCGAGACGCTCGAGACCGTTCGGACCAGCGCCGAGACCATCCAGCGCTGGGGGTTCGAGCAGGGCGAGGGCCAGCTGGTGGGCGCCGCGCTCGGCGAACTGCCCGTCGCGGCCGCGCTGAACGAGCTGGTCAGCGGCAGCGGTACGGGCGAGGAGGCGGCCCAGCAGGCCCAGGCCGCGGTGTCCGAGATCCAGCAGAGCCTGGAGTGA
- a CDS encoding ABC transporter permease subunit, translated as MPRTDTLTRQEARLAYRLISPTLLIVVVVVVLPVVWTISLAFQDVRLINLRDAGFFGEYNVDNFTTVFGSSGFWSSLWTTVIYTVGATLGSIVIGLIAALALRKPFRGRGVLRAAMLLPYVAPVVAATFVWTVALNPQFGIVNAWGTRFLGWDEPVPFLSQRDYAVGLFGVDVTVPLALLTVIAFEAWRYFPFAFLFIIARLQALPGELDEAAVVDGTSIWQRFRYITLPQLMPVIALLTILRFILTFNKFDDIYLLTGGGAGTEVVSIRVYEFLTARTDIGAAAAQSLVLAGVLTVFIAIYMRTAAGRGETS; from the coding sequence GTGCCCCGCACCGACACCCTGACCCGCCAGGAGGCCCGGCTCGCCTACCGGCTCATCTCGCCGACGCTGCTCATCGTGGTCGTCGTCGTAGTGCTGCCGGTCGTCTGGACCATCTCGCTGGCGTTCCAGGACGTCCGGCTGATCAACCTGCGCGACGCCGGGTTCTTCGGCGAGTACAACGTCGACAACTTCACGACGGTGTTCGGCTCGTCCGGGTTCTGGTCGTCGCTGTGGACCACCGTCATCTACACCGTCGGCGCGACGCTCGGCTCGATCGTCATCGGGCTGATCGCCGCGCTGGCGCTGCGCAAGCCGTTCCGCGGGCGCGGCGTGCTGCGGGCGGCCATGCTGCTGCCGTACGTCGCTCCCGTCGTCGCGGCGACGTTCGTGTGGACGGTCGCGCTGAACCCGCAGTTCGGCATCGTCAACGCCTGGGGCACGCGGTTCCTGGGCTGGGATGAGCCGGTGCCGTTCCTGTCGCAGCGCGACTACGCGGTGGGGCTGTTCGGGGTCGACGTGACGGTGCCGCTGGCGCTGCTGACGGTCATCGCGTTCGAGGCCTGGCGGTACTTCCCGTTCGCGTTCCTGTTCATCATCGCCCGGCTGCAGGCGCTGCCCGGCGAGCTGGACGAGGCCGCCGTGGTGGACGGGACGTCGATCTGGCAGCGCTTCCGCTACATCACGCTGCCACAGCTCATGCCCGTCATCGCGCTGCTGACGATCCTGCGGTTCATCCTCACCTTCAACAAGTTCGACGACATCTACCTGCTGACCGGCGGCGGCGCCGGCACCGAGGTCGTGTCGATCCGGGTGTACGAGTTCCTGACCGCCCGTACGGACATCGGCGCGGCCGCCGCCCAGTCGCTGGTCCTGGCCGGGGTGCTGACCGTGTTCATCGCGATCTACATGCGGACGGCCGCGGGCCGAGGGGAGACGTCGTGA
- a CDS encoding carbohydrate ABC transporter permease → MPPSSRRRRFPRSREERIWGSLRVIAIVVLALSTIVPFLYMLVLSVRPIAEVLLEPGRLWVSPSEFTTDTYREVLTSVDDGGQGFLGYMGNSLLVASVTVIVTLVASILGAYAVSRLAFRGRGASGYLFLIVYLFPPILLAIPLFVLFSQLSLRGNLLALAVVYVAQTVPVAIYMLRNYFATIPVSLEEAALIDGCTRFGVIRRISLPLSMPSLIATGLYVFMIAWNEFLFALLFLVERRDNWTVSLGLSRLSGSIEVPTTVLMAGSVVLTVPIIALFFLAERMLVEGLTSGAEKG, encoded by the coding sequence CTGCCGCCGTCGTCGCGCCGCCGCCGCTTCCCGCGCAGCCGCGAGGAGCGCATCTGGGGATCGCTGCGGGTCATCGCGATCGTCGTGCTCGCGCTGTCGACGATCGTGCCGTTCCTCTACATGCTGGTGCTGTCGGTCCGCCCGATCGCCGAGGTGCTGCTCGAGCCCGGGCGGCTCTGGGTGTCGCCGTCGGAGTTCACCACCGACACCTACCGCGAGGTGCTCACCTCCGTCGACGACGGCGGCCAGGGCTTCCTCGGCTACATGGGCAACAGCCTGCTGGTCGCGAGCGTCACCGTCATCGTCACGCTGGTGGCCTCGATCCTCGGCGCCTACGCCGTCAGCCGGCTGGCCTTCCGCGGCCGCGGCGCGTCGGGCTACCTGTTCCTCATCGTCTACCTGTTCCCGCCGATCCTGCTGGCCATCCCGCTGTTCGTGCTGTTCTCGCAGCTCAGCCTCCGGGGCAACCTGCTGGCGCTGGCGGTGGTGTACGTGGCGCAGACTGTGCCCGTGGCGATCTACATGCTGCGCAACTACTTCGCGACCATCCCGGTGTCGCTCGAGGAGGCGGCGCTGATCGACGGGTGCACGCGCTTCGGCGTCATCCGGCGCATCAGCCTGCCGCTGTCGATGCCGTCGCTCATCGCGACCGGGCTGTACGTGTTCATGATCGCGTGGAACGAGTTCCTGTTCGCGCTGCTGTTCCTGGTCGAGCGGCGCGACAACTGGACCGTCAGCCTCGGCCTGTCGCGGCTGTCGGGGTCCATCGAGGTCCCCACGACGGTGCTCATGGCCGGTTCGGTGGTGCTCACCGTGCCGATCATCGCGCTGTTCTTCCTGGCCGAGCGGATGCTCGTCGAGGGGCTGACCAGCGGCGCGGAGAAGGGATGA